The following coding sequences lie in one Flavobacterium sediminis genomic window:
- a CDS encoding adenylate kinase, which translates to MIQLHDKTFEPFISAQELDYAIQNVAKQIEDDFFDDVPVFIGVLNGSFMFFSDLLKHYSRPCEVSFIKLASYEGTQSTNDVKQLIGLNQNLKGRSVIVVEDIVDTGNTVVELKKMFKAQEVKHFKIATLFFKPEAYTKDIKLDYVGIRIPNKFIVGFGLDYDGLGRNLKQVYQLSNTNNTMINIVLFGKPGAGKGTQAEFLKEKYNLVHLSTGDIFRYNIKNNTELGQLAKSYMDKGDLVPDEVTIKMLQDEVEKNPNAKGFLFDGFPRTIAQADALDTFLQTKNWEVTATVALEADDEILVQRLLERGKTSGRPDDQDEEKIRNRYQEYNEKTAPLIDYYKAQHKFHSVDGIGSIAEVTERLSAVIDKL; encoded by the coding sequence GTGATTCAACTACACGATAAAACTTTTGAGCCTTTTATATCAGCGCAAGAGTTAGACTATGCTATTCAAAATGTAGCCAAACAGATTGAAGATGATTTTTTTGATGATGTTCCGGTATTCATCGGAGTCTTAAACGGATCTTTTATGTTTTTTTCCGATTTGTTGAAACATTATTCACGCCCGTGTGAAGTAAGTTTTATCAAGTTGGCATCTTACGAAGGAACACAATCCACTAACGATGTAAAGCAACTTATTGGTCTTAATCAGAACCTGAAAGGAAGAAGTGTTATTGTGGTTGAGGATATTGTAGATACCGGAAATACAGTAGTAGAACTAAAAAAAATGTTCAAAGCACAGGAAGTAAAGCACTTCAAGATTGCAACACTTTTCTTTAAACCGGAAGCCTATACAAAAGATATCAAACTGGATTATGTAGGAATTCGCATTCCAAACAAGTTTATTGTAGGCTTTGGTTTAGATTACGACGGATTAGGAAGAAATTTAAAACAAGTATATCAACTTTCAAATACAAACAACACAATGATTAATATAGTATTGTTCGGTAAACCGGGAGCAGGAAAAGGAACTCAGGCAGAATTTTTAAAAGAAAAATACAACTTAGTGCACTTGTCAACCGGAGATATTTTCCGTTACAACATAAAAAATAATACCGAACTAGGTCAGCTAGCAAAATCGTATATGGATAAAGGCGATTTAGTTCCGGATGAAGTAACTATAAAAATGCTTCAGGATGAAGTAGAGAAAAATCCGAATGCTAAAGGCTTCTTATTTGATGGTTTTCCAAGAACTATTGCACAAGCTGATGCTTTAGATACATTTTTACAAACTAAAAACTGGGAAGTAACGGCAACCGTTGCTCTTGAAGCAGATGATGAAATTCTGGTGCAACGTTTGTTAGAAAGAGGAAAAACATCAGGAAGACCAGACGATCAGGACGAGGAAAAAATCCGCAATCGCTACCAAGAATACAATGAAAAAACAGCACCATTAATTGATTATTATAAAGCACAGCATAAATTTCATTCTGTAGACGGAATAGGATCTATTGCCGAAGTTACGGAACGCTTATCAGCTGTTATTGATAAATTATAA
- the obgE gene encoding GTPase ObgE has protein sequence MTEGNFVDYVKIYVASGKGGKGSTHLHREKFIDKGGPDGGDGGRGGHVILKGNKNLWTLYHLKFTKHVKAGHGGDGGSSRSTGADGEDKIIEVPLGTVVKDKETDEVLFEITEDGEEKILARGGKGGLGNWHFRSATNQTPRYAQPGLSGEELDIILELKVLADVGLVGFPNAGKSTLLSVLTAAKPKIADYPFTTLKPNLGIVAYRDFQSFVIADIPGIIEGAAEGKGLGHYFLRHIERNSTLLFLIPADADDIKKEYEILLDELRRYNPEMLDKDRLIVVSKSDMLDEELKAEMKEELDVAFRGLNYMFISSVAQQGLQELKDKLWKMLNA, from the coding sequence ATGACCGAAGGGAATTTTGTAGATTACGTAAAAATATATGTAGCATCGGGAAAAGGAGGGAAAGGTTCAACTCACTTGCATCGAGAAAAATTTATTGATAAAGGAGGACCCGACGGAGGTGACGGAGGTCGTGGCGGACATGTTATACTAAAGGGGAATAAGAACCTTTGGACATTATACCATTTGAAATTTACGAAGCATGTGAAAGCCGGTCACGGAGGCGACGGAGGGAGTAGCAGAAGTACCGGTGCCGATGGTGAAGATAAGATCATAGAAGTGCCTTTAGGAACTGTGGTAAAAGACAAAGAAACAGATGAAGTGCTGTTTGAAATTACCGAAGACGGTGAAGAAAAGATCCTAGCTCGCGGAGGAAAAGGAGGGTTAGGGAACTGGCATTTCAGAAGTGCAACCAATCAAACTCCTCGTTATGCTCAACCCGGACTTTCGGGGGAAGAACTGGATATAATTCTGGAATTAAAAGTTTTGGCTGATGTAGGTTTGGTCGGTTTTCCTAATGCAGGGAAATCAACGTTGCTTTCAGTGTTAACAGCAGCGAAGCCTAAGATCGCTGATTATCCGTTTACAACTTTAAAACCGAATCTGGGAATTGTGGCTTATCGTGATTTCCAATCGTTTGTTATTGCCGATATTCCGGGAATTATTGAAGGGGCTGCTGAAGGAAAAGGCTTAGGCCATTATTTTCTGCGTCATATTGAGCGCAATTCGACTTTGTTGTTCTTAATTCCGGCAGATGCTGATGATATTAAAAAGGAATATGAAATTCTTCTGGATGAACTTCGTCGTTATAATCCTGAAATGCTGGATAAAGACCGTTTGATTGTTGTTTCAAAATCAGACATGCTGGACGAAGAATTAAAAGCTGAGATGAAAGAGGAACTTGATGTAGCTTTTAGAGGGCTCAATTATATGTTCATTTCTTCGGTAGCACAACAGGGACTTCAGGAGTTGAAAGATAAATTATGGAAAATGCTTAATGCTTAA